The following proteins are encoded in a genomic region of Camarhynchus parvulus chromosome 4A, STF_HiC, whole genome shotgun sequence:
- the RAP2C gene encoding ras-related protein Rap-2c produces the protein MREYKVVVLGSGGVGKSALTVQFVTGTFIEKYDPTIEDFYRKEIEVDSSPSVLEILDTAGTEQFASMRDLYIKNGQGFILVYSLVNQQSFQDIKPMRDQIVRVKRYEKVPLILVGNKVDLESEREVPSAEGRALAQEWGCPFMETSAKSKTMVDELFAEIVRQMNYASLPEKQDQCCTTCIVQ, from the exons ATGCGGGAGTACaaggtggtggtgctgggcagcGGGGGGGTGGGGAAGTCCGCCCTGACGGTGCAGTTCGTCACCGGGACCTTCATCGAGAAGTACGACCCCACCATTGAGGACTTCTACCGCAAGGAGATCGAGGTGGACTCGTCCCCCTCGGTGCTGGAGATCCTGGACACGGCGGGCACCGAGCAGTTCGCCTCCATGCGCGACCTCTACATCAAGAACGGGCAGGGATTCATCCTCGTCTACAGCCTGGTCAACCAGCAGTCCTTCCAG GACATCAAGCCCATGAGGGACCAGATTGTCCGGGTGAAGAGATACGAGAAGGTTCCTCTGATCCTGGTGGGGAATAAAGTGGATCTGGAGTCGGAGAGGGAAGTCCCGTCTGCAgaaggcagagccctggctcaGGAGTGGGGCTGTCCCTTCATGGAGACGTCAGCCAAGAGCAAAACAATGGTGGATGAACTGTTTGCTGAGATCGTCAGGCAAATGAACTATGCCTCCCTGCCTGAAAAACAAGATCAATGTTGTACAACTTGCATCGTCCAGTGA